In Streptococcus parapneumoniae, the genomic stretch AAGGTAGCGTAAGAAAGTCCCTCAAAGGGTAAACGATAATCTTTCAGAATACTACTGTCAATCGGAAGATCATCATTAAAAATATAAAACTTCCGATTATCATAATGAACACACAGGGATTTTATTGTTGTTTCAACTTTATTCATACTGAGCATTACCTGCGCCTAAGACAATCGCTTTTTTCTCTTCTTTCACTCTTTATCTCATTTCTTTTTATTCCCATCATATGTTTCTACGTAAGCATTATTTTCGCCCATTCGTTCGTAAAACTATACCAGTGGAGATTTTAGATGAAGTCCCATTACGGTTTACGATTTTCACATTACGACACGGAGTTTTGCAAATCAATTCTATTTGCCAAACGTAGTTAGTGAGGCAGGTAGCTAGACCGCTCACTACCAGTTACGACGTAAAGTTTTACGAATCGATATTATTCGAAAAACTTTACTAGTGGAGCGCCTAGCCAAGTTCCATAGAAACTTGGCGTTAGTTACTTAGATTGTTACACAATCAAATAAATTTACTGAACTACGACACGGAGTTTTACAAATCGATTCCATTTGTAAAACTCAGTTAGTGAGGCAGGTAGCTAGTTCGCCAAATAGCGACTAGCGTCCAACAATTAGGAACTTTAGTTCCAATTGTTGGTACTGAGTCACATTTTTTCTTCCAACTCTACATCTGGATACTTGTCCGCAAACCAACGGAGAGCAAAGTCATTTTCAAAGAGGAAGACTGGTTGATCAAAGCGGTCTTTGGCCAAGATATTGCGACTTGATGACATCCGTTCATCCAAGTCCTCAGGCTTAATCCAACGAACGGTCTTTTTACCCATTGGGCTCATGACCACTTCTGCATTGTACTCTCCTTCCATACGGTGCTTAAAGACTTCAAACTGGAGCTGACCGACAGCCCCTAGCATGTACTCGCCTGTTTGGTAATTCTTATAGAGCTGAATCGCCCCCTCTTGCACCAATTGCTCAATACCCTTGTGGAAGGATTTTTGCTTCATGACATTCTTCGCAGAAACTTTCATGAAAATTTCAGGGGTAAAGGTTGGCAGTGGTTCAAATTCAAATTTGTTTTTCCCAACTGTCAAGGTATCCCCAACCTGATAAGTGCCTGTATCGT encodes the following:
- a CDS encoding glycosyltransferase, translated to MLSMNKVETTIKSLCVHYDNRKFYIFNDDLPIDSSILKDYRLPFEGLSYATLFRYFIPKYVSEVCVLYLDLDIIVRKPIDELWYLDLTGIS